The DNA sequence GTTCCGAGTGCCATGCCTCCCTTTGTAGACACGGGGTTGATTTCAGCACAAGACTATCACCTGTTCGATGCTGAACTCGCATATGCAATCGGGTCATTTTATGCACAATCAGAAGTCCTGTATTCCATCGTGCAACAGAGAAATGGCGAGGTCGACACTTTTTCTGGAGCGTACGCTCATTTCGGCTATTTCCTGACCGGAGAAACCCGGGCCTATAATCGCAAGGGGGGTGTTTTTGGACGCGTCAAACCACTCGATCCCTTCAATCGCGATGGAGGCTGTGGCGCGTGGGAAATTGCAGGACGCTGGTCGTATATTGACTTGAATGACAAATCAATCCAGGGTGGTCGAATGACCGATTTAACATTTGGCCTGAACTGGTATCTGAATCAGTTCACAAAATTTCAATTTAACTATATTCATTCATTCCTTCACAGCAGTCCAGCCGTTTACGGACCTGTCGTGAATAATTCGAATGCAGATATCTTTGCTCTTCGTGCACAGGTTGATTTCTGATTATTCCTGGTTGTCCAAAGTATCACAACCATAGCCTGAATAACTAAGACCTGGTTCACTCACACAGAGCATTTCTTCTCAAGCTGGTTTATTATGAACCAGCTCTTTTACCGATTCATATCGCTTGAACAAATTCTGCCTATGATGTCTGAGGCTCATGAGCGATTAATTCTTCGAACACAATGATTTCGCTTGCTCACAAGCTAATGCCCTGGACTAACACTGCATCCCGAGAACGATCCACTGGTAAATGTAAGCGTATTTCTAGCTGTCGTATTGAATTCACGGTACTGGGGAAGCCCCTTCCTCTCGGTCTGATTAAAAAAAAGAGTGGACAAGGTCTGGGCATTATTATCTGTTCTCAGGACAGAATTCAAAAACATCTGCATAAATAGAAAAAGCAGCCCTGCAATTAATCTACAGGGCTGCTTTTTTGAGATAACAGGAACGTGTCCGCCGCGAAGTTCAGACTCCCGGATTAAGCACGTAGTCGCCAGCCACCCATCATGCTAGCTACCCGCCAAAGTAAGCACATGAAGGTGACCGGCAAACTACGAAATATCCAGTCGAGGAACAAGACTGACCCCCCCACTTGCGTGGGCATTGGTAATGCGCAACTGATTAATTCAGGAACCAGCACGACGGAACACGACTCCTCTTATCTTGCGAAACAAAACAGTTTTTCGACGACCATAATCTTCCAACTGTTTTACTCCGCAAGTAGAAACATAATCGAACCAGAATCAGTCACTGATTCTTCTTATTTACTCAATGGTCTTTACAACAACATGGTTTTAATGAATGAGTGGATGAGGCATAAATGAACGAAATGGAGAGTCGTCCGGCTTACAGTCCACTCATTCATTGGTGAAGTTTTTCAGCCGTATTCTAACATCACATCGTTTTATGTTTTTGCAGTTCGCTCCCTCATCGAAAGGGTATCCCAGGTAGATTTTTCCTGCGGCCCGAGTGATTTTGTCGAGAATCTGGCAGCATCAAAGTTATCCATTTTTGAGAGATACTGAGCCATACTGCTGGCGACATCGTCGAGGTCAATCACACCGGGAGCATTTCCCAGTCCGAACAGCAGGGAGCCATCGCGACGTTCCAGGTCCACATGCAGAATACGACAGGATGCCAGATCGTAGATGCCATACCAGACCGGGACAACACGTTGCAGCCTGTTGACAAATTCCTGAATTTTCCAGGCCATCGCCGCAGCATTCACAAACACGACGGTTTTGATCAGCTTATTTCGGTCAAGCGTGAAGCGGGGCACACTTCCAGAAAGGAATCGCGTCTTCTTTCCCAGAGCTGATGCAGCAATTTCGATGGAAGGCATTACGGAATTAACTAGGGATCGGATTGAACTGTCTGCTGCAGTAATTTCCGGTCGCGGAGAAAGAAACTGATCTACGGCTACAGATACTGCATCGCAACCAGTGTGTCCCAGCACAACAACTCCCTCAAGCGTCGGTAGATTTTCAACTGCGTGTGCCAGACTCCCCAGACATTCCGCAGAAGCCACATTTCCTGCTAACTGGATTTCATAAACCTCATTAGGACGTTGATTAAAAATATCCAGAACGGGCACTCGAGCATCAGAGCAGGCTAATACAGCAGCACGAGGAGTTTGTGGTGGAATTTCACCCAAAGCCCCAAGCTGCTCGATATAACTCTGTTTGAATTCTACAGGGCTTGTAGTGGCAGGAGTGTTACCCCTGCTCAAAGCTTCCTCCATCAACTGTTGCTCGCAGCGCAGTGTTTCCACAAATTCCATATTTCCATGGTTCAGTGATTCTTTGACGCACTGACATGTATTTGACAATGATGTGTAATCCATTTTATTAATCTCCTGAAAACGGGTAGCTGCTTCGCCTTACACATGCCCTGTTTACAAACACTCCCAGATGGTCAGGGCACACCATCGAGAGACTACCCGATTCAGATCTATCTATTTGTATTTGATACCGAAATTTTAAATCGAAAGTATGTCAGTCTGCTTGATCTGACATTAACTGCCTCTACTTGCAAGAGGCATACCGGCGCAGCAAAAATTCTTTCACTGAAGATTGAAAGATTCAGTGAGAGCCTGAAATATCAGCAATAAAAACCTACAAATTCATTTTGCTGATCGCGATTCTTCCAGCCAAAGAGTTCGGAGTTGAGCAGTATGAGACAACGATTCCATGCAACTCTTTGCAGTTCAGACGCAATATCGTGCATATATTTTCAAGAACCGACATCATTGCCAGGTCATGCGATATCCAGGTTGTCCGTTTAACCATTTAAGAGTGAATTGGTGGAATGAATGAGATAGCGAGAGAAAAGCCGTAGATAGTACGCCCGGCCTGGCTGTCACAGAGACGGATTATTTTTCTCTCCCTGTGTAGCCCCACTCCTGTTAAGTCAGGGAGTCAGATTGATCAACCTGTTGATGAGATATCATCAGCAGGGGGCAGGCTACTGATTTTCCAGTTTCCTGATTGCCTCTTTGAGAGCATTGATATCGTCTTCTGAAATCTTCTCTTCTTCCAGAAGATTTAACATGAGGCTCGGCAGCGAGTCTTTCAGCAACACCTGCTTGATCTGGCCGAGCATCGACCGCGAGACTTCTTCTCGCGAAACCACGGGTTGATAGATGTAAGCACGGCCGTTTTTGACTCTTTTCAAGACTTTCTTTTTTTGCACCAGAAGACTGAGGGTCGTCATCACGGTTGTATAGGCCAGATTCCGTGGTAATGCATCACAAACATCCTGGACGCTGGCCTCTCCGAGGTCCCAGATCACATCCATCAGTTCCAGTTCATAAGGCGTCAGCCGATAGTCTTTCACAGATAAACCCAATACAGAAGAAAGTCAGTTTATTTTCTGAACAGAGTTTAACGACTCTAAACCTCAGTTAAAACCAGTCTTCCGGCCCCCCACCCAAACATAAATCAGAGAATTTCAGCAAGGGTGTTTATGAATTTTCCAAACCGACCTTTACTACTATAACAATAGTTGTTACTTTTCGCCGCAAATTGGAGGCTTTGGTAAGACATCCGCCTCTCTGCACTACTGACATAAGTTCACAGACAAGGATTGACTGATGACAATTCTCGATAAAAAACAGAAGTGGTTGATTTCCATCTGCTTGAGCACTTGCCTGATCTGGATCATTTCCGTTCGCAGTTCTCAGGGAGAAGTCCTGACAGGGGTAATCCACCACCTGTCACGAAACTCAGTTTCGCAGTCCCCGCTTCCAACAGGTAGTATCGATACCTCTTCCAGCCGCGTTTACACATATGTGGGAAAAACCGGTTTTGGACATGAGCATGCTGTGGAAGGTAAAATTAAATCGGGTTCCTTGAACCTCGGAGTCCGCAGCAATGCGGGTGAAATTATTTTCGATATGACAACCTGGCGGGCAGATACTGCTCAAGCAAGGCAATATATCGGCTTAAGCGGTACCACATCTGCATCGACCCAGAAAGATGTGAATGCCAATATGCTAGGGAGTGCAGTGCTTCATGTGCAGAAATATCCGACAGCCACATTCGAAGTCAATTCGGCACTTCCGCTGCAACAGAAATCAAGTTCCGGCAAACCGCTCTACCAGCTAAGCGGTAAGTTCACATTGCACGGAGTGGCACGAAAAATGAACATTGTCGCAGAAGTGACAGAGAAAAAAGACTCTTATCACCTGAGAGGCAACTTCTCCATTTTACAGTCGCACTATGGAATCACTCCCTTCAGTAAGGCTTTTGGGGCAGTCGGAGTCACAGATCAATTAAAAATATATGGTGAAATTGACGTGGCCAGATAACATTGATTCTTATTTTTCTTTCGCGACAACACAGTTAATACGGTAAGACAGAATGATTAGTTGCCCCACGGTAGAGAAGGAAGTGATTCGCAGTCACTACAACTTGTCAACATTGTTCTATCGTCTGCTCTGGGGACGCCATATTCATCACGGACTATGGGATGAAGAACTTGCGAATTCGGAGAATCTTCAAGACAGATATCGCGCACCTGCCAAGGCACAACAACAGTTGACGGAAACGATGGCTGAACTGATACAGATTCAGGATGGTCAGGACCTGCTTGATGTCGGTTGTGGCATGGGCGGCTCATCCATGTTTCTGTCTCAGGCATTTAAGTGTAATGTCACGGGGATCACACTCAGCCCTGTTCAAAGACGTTGGGCCAGCCTGGAAGCGTTTTTTCGTGGACAGTCCAGTCGCACCCGCTTCCTCTGCCAGGATGCTGAGACAGCAGAATTTCCAGCGGAATCTTTTGATGTCATCTGGAGCATCGAGTGCACAGAACACTTGTTTGATAAACCAGCCTTTTTCCAGAAAGCAGCTTCCTGGCTTAGGCCTGGAGGACGAATGATTATCTGTGCCTGGCTGGCCGGCGATCAACTTGATACCGATGATGCAAAACAAAACGTCTACGACGTCTGTGAAGGTTTCTTCTGCCCTTCACTGGGGACCGCCGCTGATTATCAATCCTGGATGGAACAGTCTGGTCTGGAATTTCATGATTTCCACAACTGGACCAATCGCGTCAGCCAGACCTGGGAAATCTGTCATCAAAGAGTCAAAAAAACAAAAGTTCGCTGGCTGGCGAAACTCATCGATCAAAATACAGTTATGTTTCTGGATCGATTCGAAACCATTCTCAAGGCATACGAGACCGGTGCAATGCAGTATGGATGCTTCATTGCCAGCAAACCAGAAATGAAATAATCAAATAACGACCTCGAGGAAGCAAGGATGCGACGTTTCGTTGGTATTGTATTCGGGATCGCAACACAGTTGCTGTTCCTGATCACAGTCTGGTACCTGTTCTGGTTTCTGAAAGAAGACTTCAGTCACCACGCAATTGGGTCTCTGGGAATTGATGCACTTCTGGCAATCCAGTTCGCGGTCGGACACAGTCTGTTGCTTTACCCCGGCATACGCACTGCTATCACGCGCAGGATTCCTTCGCAGTTCTATGGTAGTCTGTTCTGCGTGCAAACCTGTGTGGGAATTCTGTTAACAGCATTCTGTTGGCGCAGCAGCCCCGTAGAAATCTGGAATCTGTCAGGTTGGGGAGGCTGGCTGATGACAGCCGGCTTTTATGGATCGTGGCTTACGCTGCTCTACAGTCTCAACCTGACTGGTCTGGGCTATCAGACCGGTCTCACTCAATGGTGGTACTGGCTGAGAAAACAGCCACTCCCCCGAAGGGATTTTCAACCACGGAGTCTCTACTGCTGCCTGCGGCATCCGGTTTACCTGAGCTTCATGGGCTTACTCTGGTTCACACCTTTAATGACACTGGATCGCGCGGTTCTGACAGGAATCTGGACGGCTTATATATTCGTGGGAAGTTATCTGAAAGATGAACGTCTCAGTTTTTATATTGGAAAACCCTATCGGGACTATCAATCCAGAGTTCCCGGTTATCCCTTCATCTTTTTTGGTCCCCTGGGAAAGCGAAAGACGAAAGTTACACCTGTAAAATCACTTGAAAAAACTCCCCTCCAGACAACCTGAGCTATCGAATTTTCTTCGACTCCTCTGCTTCTCATTCTCCCATTCTTAAAGTATCAGCGTCATGTTGATTCATCGTAAACGATTCTGGTTACTGGTGATCTACCTGCTGATTCTACTGCCTTTCGTCGGCTACGGGGCTTTTCAGGCACTTCAGACCAAAGTCAACTCACCACTGGACTGGGTCGATGGAACTTTCCCTGCCCGGGCAGACTATGATCGTTTCCGGGAACAGTTCGGCAATGCAGATACCGTAATCGTCAGCTGGAAAGATTGTAAGCTGGACAATCCGGATCTGGACCAGTTTGTTTCCGCGCTGCGCACAGATGCCGTTTTTAAGGATGATTCTGGACAATGGTATTTTGAACGCGTGATCTCCGGCAGAGAGTTTTATCTCTCTCTAAGTTCTCCTGCCATGCGTCTGAATGACCGGGAAGTCCACCATCGACTGGATGGGACTTTCATCGGAAAAGACCATGAAACAACCTGTATTCTTGTGAGTTTCACGCCAGCCGGCCTGCTCAAACGAAGAAAGCTGGTGAGCGAAATCCGATCTGCACTGGAAACACAATGTCAGGTTTCAGAGAAAGAATGCTATCTGGCAGGTCCCATTATAGATGGACTGGAAATAGACCTGGCCAGCAAAGATTCCATGGACAGGTTCGTCCTCCCCTCAACCTTGATGGTCCTGTTAATCTGCTGGATCTGCCTGCGTTCACTCCGCGCGGCACTGCTCGTCTTTGGTCTGTCGCTTCTGGCCCAGGGTATTACACTGGCATTGATTCATTACAGTGGAGAAAGTATCACGGCCCTGTTGATCGTGCTGCCACCGCTGATTCAGGTACTCGCAGTCGCGGGTGGAATTCATCTGGTCAACTATTACTTTGATGCAGTCAAAGACCCGCAGATTGCCAGTCCTGCTGCGTACGCTTTTCAGGTTGGCTGGCTGCCCTGTCTGCTTTCTGCAGGAACGACTGCAATTGGACTGGCTTCTCTGCTCGTCAGTGGACTGACACCGATTCGACTGTTCGGCGGTTACGCCGCCTGCGGTGTGCTGATTACCACAGGACTGCTGCTAAGCCTGATTCCGGGAGTCTTCACTGTCTGGCCTCTCAAACAGCGTTTAAAATCGACAAATGAAACTGAAGACTTCGAGGAAGATCGACACGACATCTGGTACTTTCTGACAACAATTTTAAAAAGAAACCATACCGTGATTGTCTGTCTGGCTCTACTCACGATGCTGGGAGCCGGTCTGGGAATTTCTCGAATCTCTGCATCCGTACGCATCGAAACACTGTTTTCCGAAAACAGCAAAATACTGAATGATTACGGCTGGCTGGAAGATCATGTCGGCTCACTCGTCCCGATCGAAGTGGTTTTGACCTGCTCACCTGATGTGGACCTTACGCTTCGTGAACAGTTACTGATGGTCTGGGATATCGAACGCAGCCTGCGTAAGACCAGCATGGTAAATCGTACGATTTCGACCATGTCATTTGCCCCCCGATTTCCTCGCCCAGAGAATCTTTCGGACGAATTATTTCAATACCAGCTCAATGAAGCACTGACACGT is a window from the Gimesia benthica genome containing:
- a CDS encoding carbonic anhydrase — its product is MDYTSLSNTCQCVKESLNHGNMEFVETLRCEQQLMEEALSRGNTPATTSPVEFKQSYIEQLGALGEIPPQTPRAAVLACSDARVPVLDIFNQRPNEVYEIQLAGNVASAECLGSLAHAVENLPTLEGVVVLGHTGCDAVSVAVDQFLSPRPEITAADSSIRSLVNSVMPSIEIAASALGKKTRFLSGSVPRFTLDRNKLIKTVVFVNAAAMAWKIQEFVNRLQRVVPVWYGIYDLASCRILHVDLERRDGSLLFGLGNAPGVIDLDDVASSMAQYLSKMDNFDAARFSTKSLGPQEKSTWDTLSMRERTAKT
- a CDS encoding BlaI/MecI/CopY family transcriptional regulator — translated: MKDYRLTPYELELMDVIWDLGEASVQDVCDALPRNLAYTTVMTTLSLLVQKKKVLKRVKNGRAYIYQPVVSREEVSRSMLGQIKQVLLKDSLPSLMLNLLEEEKISEDDINALKEAIRKLENQ
- a CDS encoding YceI family protein — translated: MTILDKKQKWLISICLSTCLIWIISVRSSQGEVLTGVIHHLSRNSVSQSPLPTGSIDTSSSRVYTYVGKTGFGHEHAVEGKIKSGSLNLGVRSNAGEIIFDMTTWRADTAQARQYIGLSGTTSASTQKDVNANMLGSAVLHVQKYPTATFEVNSALPLQQKSSSGKPLYQLSGKFTLHGVARKMNIVAEVTEKKDSYHLRGNFSILQSHYGITPFSKAFGAVGVTDQLKIYGEIDVAR
- a CDS encoding SAM-dependent methyltransferase — encoded protein: MISCPTVEKEVIRSHYNLSTLFYRLLWGRHIHHGLWDEELANSENLQDRYRAPAKAQQQLTETMAELIQIQDGQDLLDVGCGMGGSSMFLSQAFKCNVTGITLSPVQRRWASLEAFFRGQSSRTRFLCQDAETAEFPAESFDVIWSIECTEHLFDKPAFFQKAASWLRPGGRMIICAWLAGDQLDTDDAKQNVYDVCEGFFCPSLGTAADYQSWMEQSGLEFHDFHNWTNRVSQTWEICHQRVKKTKVRWLAKLIDQNTVMFLDRFETILKAYETGAMQYGCFIASKPEMK
- a CDS encoding NnrU family protein; this translates as MRRFVGIVFGIATQLLFLITVWYLFWFLKEDFSHHAIGSLGIDALLAIQFAVGHSLLLYPGIRTAITRRIPSQFYGSLFCVQTCVGILLTAFCWRSSPVEIWNLSGWGGWLMTAGFYGSWLTLLYSLNLTGLGYQTGLTQWWYWLRKQPLPRRDFQPRSLYCCLRHPVYLSFMGLLWFTPLMTLDRAVLTGIWTAYIFVGSYLKDERLSFYIGKPYRDYQSRVPGYPFIFFGPLGKRKTKVTPVKSLEKTPLQTT
- a CDS encoding efflux RND transporter permease subunit; this encodes MLIHRKRFWLLVIYLLILLPFVGYGAFQALQTKVNSPLDWVDGTFPARADYDRFREQFGNADTVIVSWKDCKLDNPDLDQFVSALRTDAVFKDDSGQWYFERVISGREFYLSLSSPAMRLNDREVHHRLDGTFIGKDHETTCILVSFTPAGLLKRRKLVSEIRSALETQCQVSEKECYLAGPIIDGLEIDLASKDSMDRFVLPSTLMVLLICWICLRSLRAALLVFGLSLLAQGITLALIHYSGESITALLIVLPPLIQVLAVAGGIHLVNYYFDAVKDPQIASPAAYAFQVGWLPCLLSAGTTAIGLASLLVSGLTPIRLFGGYAACGVLITTGLLLSLIPGVFTVWPLKQRLKSTNETEDFEEDRHDIWYFLTTILKRNHTVIVCLALLTMLGAGLGISRISASVRIETLFSENSKILNDYGWLEDHVGSLVPIEVVLTCSPDVDLTLREQLLMVWDIERSLRKTSMVNRTISTMSFAPRFPRPENLSDELFQYQLNEALTRFKPQFMNAGYLKEIDGKHLFRITAYVSALNDVDYNACLEQIGTHVESALMNKFETVPAGVTTQQTGIMPLVHEIQRQLMQDLFKSFLFAFLIIAVVMTIVQGGLSAGLVSMVSNVFPPLMIFGLLGWLSVAVDIGSVMTASVALGIAVDDTLHYLTFFRRHLDAGHSSRESVLYAYRHCGKAMIQTSLICGLGLLVFALSSFVPTSRFAWMMAGLLMMALLGDLIVLPALLLSPLGRCFELKPETDHNH